Proteins co-encoded in one Plasmodium coatneyi strain Hackeri chromosome 7, complete sequence genomic window:
- a CDS encoding Cyclin-dependent kinases regulatory subunit translates to MTRSGGTPLNRPSREKSNEKNGSKRVSKGKRKSNGVRSRISSSINSRVNANASATDDHSPTNVGTDNPTSSSPKSVTNGNAHDDYYAILEELAKSETPKFRSVKDSMDENLNLEFLRSSSENYTYKITSRGPVCYSALYRDDKYVYRHIILSDNVRQYAESKVRKTNAFLTEHCIVNELQIDIGKGWKHFMIYDGKIRELILRKVLTAEDKLRMAVQAQKYN, encoded by the exons ATGACTAGGTCAGGCGGGACGCCTCTAAATCGGCCAAGCAGAGAAAAAAGCAACGAGAAGAACGGCTCGAAGAGGGTGAGCAAAGGGAAGCGCAAGAGCAACGGTGTGAGGAGCAGAATAAGTAGCAGCATAAACAGCCGCGTTAACGCTAACGCGAGCGCCACGGACGACCACAGCCCCACCAACGTAGGTACAGACAACCCCACGAGCAGTAGTCCCAAGAGCGTCACAAACGGCAACGCACACGATGACTATTACGCCATCTTGGAAGAACTAGCAAAATCAGAAACGCCCAAATTTAGGTCCGTCAAGGATAGCATGGATGAAAATCTCAACCTTGAATTTTTGAGATCCTCCAGTGAAAATTACACCTACAAGATTACCTCCAGAG GCCCCGTGTGCTACTCAGCCCTCTACCGTGACGACAAGTACGTCTACCGTCACATAATCCTGAGCGACAACGTCAGACAATATGCAGAGAGCAAAGTGCGAAAAACAAATGCCTTCCTAACCGAGCACTGCATCGTAAATGAGTTACAAATAGATATAGGAAAGGGGTGGAAGCATTTCATGATTTACGATGGTAAAATTCGAGAGCTGATTTTGCGAAAAGTCCTGACCGCGGAGGATAAGTTACGGATGGCCGTCCAGGCGCAGAAGTATAATTAG
- a CDS encoding Nadph-cytochrome p450 reductase: protein MIQRPSRLLLQGSIFCACALFLAWKARHAPLFRKLTNIVRRCLRLRCQRDVETNEQIRNNVKIYFGSQGGTAEQFSKELSENLRDIFNIKAEVIDLEYFKKEEISKFGVRIFIVATYGDGEPTDNACAFFKWLKNLNDDNQYFRNTLYSIMGLGSKQYKHFNKVAKKLANYLTKFKAKQISENVFGDDDDNIYQDFEIWKREFFKELVKILHMKEDIIPVHLFSENVVELVDWTTLPEINLRIRYADEAITEATLPEGLQVAHPGENEPIILPHQTTDITGKFYFNHHTGRVLSNENLLKNVNDTPDDDKVNRVVIAVEKVSFKAADTFVVLAKNPKEIISWWLKRLGIDDTDRKKRFTFVSSNITENPSPECHQNSSNVNAVPSSSPQENTPVCVPFPTPCTVEDALAYYCDLTTIPRVNILKKFKCFIKDVEELKMFNYILSNKQRSTFFNICKESDMTLIEFVDIFMPKAEFELTPFLQLIPRNVPKSYTISSSPKGGEDTISLTVKKKQYPIHSLRKALKAFKSNNMLPPISEQKLRELCNRRWFKGSASFYLTEELAPHDSIKFNLKSSKFCLPPHLESTNIIMIATGTGIAPFKAFITEFKHFDQTCVQNGVARKAKRILFFGCRKKEIDFLYEREIAEAEEGKHIDQVFLAFSRDQHEKVYVQDLIMERKDLVWSLIQKGAYIYVCGNTNMSKDVNKTINSLPMHYKQNNKKFTKGLKKDGRYVEEVW, encoded by the coding sequence ATGATCCAGCGTCCGAGCAGGCTCCTTTTGCAGGGGTCCATTTTCTGCGCCTGCGCATTGTTCCTCGCCTGGAAGGCCAGACacgcccccctttttcgaaaattgACAAATATCGTAAGAAGATGCCTCCGCTTGAGATGCCAAAGGGACGTGGAGACAAACGAACAAATTAGGAACAACGTGAAGATCTACTTTGGCAGCCAAGGAGGAACGGCAGAACAGTTTTCCAAAGAGCTGAGCGAAAACCTAAGagacatttttaatataaaagCAGAGGTAATCGATTTggaatatttcaaaaaagaagaaatatcaAAATTTGGTGTGCGCATATTTATTGTAGCTACTTATGGAGATGGAGAACCCACAGACAATGCATGTGCCTTTTTTAAGTGGCTGAAAAATCTGAATGACGACAATCAATATTTTAGAAACACCCTATATTCCATCATGGGATTAGGAAGCAAACAATATAAGCACTTTAAcaaagttgcaaaaaaacTAGCTAACTATCTCACCAAATTTAAGGCAAAACAAATTAGCGAAAATGTGTTTggggatgatgatgacaatATATATCAGGACTTTGAAATTTGgaaaagggaattttttaaGGAACTTGTCAAAATTCTACATATGAAAGAGGATATTATTCCAGTGCACCTTTTTTCAGAAAATGTGGTTGAATTGGTGGACTGGACAACCCTTCCAGAGATAAATCTGCGCATTCGGTACGCAGACGAAGCGATAACCGAAGCTACATTACCAGAAGGGCTGCAAGTAGCACACCCTGGTGAAAATGAACCAATAATTTTGCCCCACCAAACGACGGACATAACGGGCAAGTTCTACTTTAATCATCACACGGGAAGGGTCCTATCGAATGAGAACCtgttgaaaaatgtgaacgaCACTCCTGATGATGATAAGGTCAATAGGGTAGTTATCGCTGTGGAGAAAGTCTCCTTCAAAGCAGCTGACACGTTTGTTGTGTTGGCCAAAAACCCGAAGGAAATTATATCCTGGTGGTTGAAAAGGTTAGGAATAGACGATACAGACAGGAAAAAGAGATTCACCTTTGTGTCTAGCAACATAACAGAGAATCCCTCCCCAGAATGTCATCAGAACAGTTCGAATGTGAATGCCGTACCAAGCAGTTCTCCTCAGGAAAACACCCCCGTGTGTGTCCCCTTCCCCACGCCATGCACCGTGGAAGACGCACTGGCGTACTACTGCGACTTGACGACCATACCGAGggtaaacattttaaaaaagttcaaGTGCTTCATTAAAGATGTGGAGGAACTCAAAATGTTTAATTATATCCTTTCCAATAAGCAGAGAAGTACGTTTTTCAACATTTGCAAAGAGTCAGACATGACATTGATTGAATTTGTCGATATATTCATGCCCAAAGCTGAGTTCGAGTTAACCCCGTTTTTGCAACTAATTCCAAGGAATGTTCCAAAAAGTTACACCATTTCTTCATCCCCCAAGGGAGGGGAAGACACGATCTCTTTAACGGTTAAGAAGAAACAGTACCCTATTCATTCGCTTAGAAAGGCCCTTAAAGCGTTTAAAAGTAATAATATGCTTCCCCCCATAAGTGAGCAGAAGTTACGAGAACTTTGCAACAGACGATGGTTTAAAGGTTCGGCCTCCTTCTACCTAACGGAGGAATTAGCCCCACATGATAGCATAAAATTTAATTTGAAATCTTCCAAATTTTGTTTGCCTCCCCATTTGGAATCGACCAATATTATCATGATCGCCACTGGAACGGGAATTGCCCCCTTCAAAGCGTTCATAACGGAATTTAAGCATTTCGACCAAAcgtgtgtgcaaaatggaGTAGCCAGGAAGGCCAAGCGAATCCTCTTCTTTGGATgcagaaagaaagaaatagacTTCCTCTACGAAAGGGAAATTGCCGAAGCTGAGGAAGGGAAACATATCGATCAAGTGTTCCTTGCTTTCTCAAGAGATCAACATGAAAAGGTTTATGTGCAGGATTTAATtatggaaaggaaggatctTGTCTGGAGTTTGATCCAAAAGGGAGCCTACATCTACGTGTGCGGCAATACCAACATGAGCAAAGATGTGAACAAAACGATTAACAGCTTGCCCATGCATTACAAACAAAACAATAAGAAATTTACCAAAGGTTTGAAGAAGGACGGTCGGTATGTGGAAGAAGTGTGGTGA
- a CDS encoding OTU-like cysteine protease, whose translation MELCCGGKLRDLRYRYMASRLRVSESLERDEQMETKLSMSMNIKSLEQVLTDIQKLKRTEEMKRYSTFDRRISFLKRSSIINKTNYKSGRTILEKRLLAVDCELIKVPGDGNCLFRSISCNLFNEQKYHMYVRKRCVEHMLNCKEEFSIYFEEGTFHEYTEKMSQNGYWGDELCIKATADAFDCVVYIITSTEDNWHLKYESKHRTEGEYKKCVFLAYTSPVHYDSFRLIRS comes from the coding sequence ATGGAACTCTGCTGCGGCGGGAAGCTGCGGGACTTGCGGTACCGATATATGGCGAGCCGTCTGAGGGTCTCCGAGAGCCTCGAGCGAGACgaacaaatggaaacaaaGCTGAGTATGAGCATGAACATAAAAAGTTTAGAACAAGTGCTGACGGATATACAGAAGCTAAAACGGACGGAAGAAATGAAACGATACAGTACCTTCGACAGAagaatttcctttttaaaaagaagcagcATAATAAACAAAACAAATTACAAATCTGGACGAACCATTTTGGAGAAGAGACTTTTGGCAGTTGACTGTGAGCTGATTAAAGTTCCAGGGGATGGCAACTGTCTGTTTCGATCCATTTCTTGTAATTTATTCAACGAACAAAAGtatcatatgtatgtgcggAAAAGGTGTGTGGAGCATATGCTAAATTGTAAGGAGGagttttccatttattttgaGGAGGGTACCTTTCACGaatacacagaaaaaatgtctCAGAATGGCTACTGGGGGGACGAGCTATGTATAAAAGCCACGGCAGATGCTTTTGATTGCGTTGTTTATATTATCACGTCCACTGAGGACAACTGGCATTTGAAATACGAGTCCAAGCATCGAACCGAGGGGGAGTACAAGAAGTGCGTGTTTCTGGCTTACACGAGTCCCGTGCACTACGACTCCTTTAGGCTCATTCGGTCGTGA
- a CDS encoding Dna-directed rna polymerase II, producing MNAHATKDAAKRHEVEITKLTKDEMTFILHNSNTGMANALRRIMLSEIPTLAIDVVNVYENTSPFHDEFLAHRLGLIPIDSRNVKNFEFREKCKCKETCSKCTIQYLIQVKCNNVSKIDVTHYDIESVEHEPNVPMPVPFEDRNNKMAESNAIPIVTLSKNQTLHMKLIATKGIGKMHAKWIPANVSYRIDHKVSIKHHLINSLSAEHKLLLANSLNKDCYVLKNAEAHDRDVSLRLNENMSVVMAESCIEVLNELGYKDVVKVIYDETKFHFKVESVGSMPPEQVVEMAIEILENKLKTLEPQIKSSFYSIDEVAKQLKEQGVSLYGIQLDLE from the coding sequence ATGAATGCGCACGCAACAAAGGACGCCGCTAAGCGGCACGAAGTGGAAATCACGAAGCTGACAAAAGACGAAATGACATTCATCTTGCACAACAGCAACACTGGAATGGCGAACGCGCTACGAAGAATCATGTTGTCGGAGATCCCAACGCTCGCCATCGATGTGGTTAATGTGTATGAAAATACGAGTCCCTTCCATGATGAATTTTTAGCACACAGATTAGGGCTAATCCCAATCGATAGtagaaatgttaaaaattttgagttcagagaaaaatgcaaatgtaAGGAGACATGCTCCAAATGCACCATCCAGTATTTGATCCAAGTGAAGTGCAACAATGTTAGCAAAATAGATGTAACTCATTACGACATAGAGTCTGTGGAGCACGAACCGAATGTACCAATGCCGGTGCCCTTTGAAGATAGGAACAACAAAATGGCAGAGAGTAATGCCATTCCAATTGTTACTCTGTCTAAAAATCAAACATTACATATGAAGTTAATAGCCACGAAAGGAATTGGGAAAATGCATGCCAAGTGGATACCTGCAAATGTATCCTACAGGATTGACCACAAAGTTTCCATCAAACACCACTTAATCAATTCTCTGTCTGCTGAACACAAACTATTGTTAGCCAACAGCTTGAACAAAGATTGCtacgttttaaaaaatgcagagGCTCATGATAGGGATGTATCTTTAAggttaaatgaaaatatgtCCGTCGTCATGGCAGAGAGTTGTATCGAAGTGCTAAACGAATTGGGATATAAAGACGTCGTTAAGGTAATCTATGATGAGACGAAATTCCATTTTAAAGTTGAATCTGTTGGTTCCATGCCACCGGAACAGGTTGTAGAAATGGCCATCGAAATTTTGGAGAATAAGTTGAAGACACTCGAGCCGCAAATCAAGTCCTCCTTCTATTCCATCGATGAGGTCGCCAAGCAACTCAAGGAACAGGGCGTCTCCCTCTACGGAATTCAACTCGACCTGGAGTGA
- a CDS encoding 3-oxoacyl-[acyl-carrier protein] reductase codes for MITLYCYFLCSLLVSLLRGYKLMHARGGAQMAPQRSTHRNVALHAAPDQKRNYYHCGDNRVALVTGAGRGIGRSIAKTLAGSVSTVLCVSRTQKSCDSIVDELKSMGCQSSGYAVDLADKHQVTELMSNLLAENKNIDILVNNAGVTRDNISLRMNSEEWEDVLRTNLNSLFYVTQPIAKRMVSNRYGRIINMSSIVGLTGNAGQINYASSKAGVIGFTKSLSRELGSRNVTVNAVAPGFIASDMTDKVNDQIKKEIIAHIPTGRMGTPEEVANLVAFLASEIAAYINGTVFVIDGGMST; via the exons atGATCACTCTATATTGCTACTTCCTGTGCTCCCTCCTTGTGAGCCTACTGAGGGGATACAAACTGATGCATGCGCGGGGAGGTGCGCAG ATGGCCCCCCAACGGAGCACACACAGGAATGTCGCGCTGCACGCGGCACCCGATCAGAAGAGAAACTACTACCACTGTGGGGACAATCGCGTAGCACTCGTTACGGGTGCAGGAAGAGGAATTGGCAGGAGCATCGCCAAAACGCTGGCCGGCTCGGTGTCCACCGTGTTGTGCGTCAGTCGAACGCAG AAATCCTGCGATAGCATCGTGGACGAACTCAAATCGATGGGGTGCCAATCCTCAGGGTACGCCGTGGACTTAGCAGACAAGCACCAAGTAACAGAATTGATGAGCAACCTGTTGGcagagaacaaaaatatagacATCCTTGTGAACAACGCAGGAGTTACAAGGGACAATATATCTCTTCGTATGAACAGCGAAGAGTGGGAAGATGTCCTAAGGACGAATTTAAATTCTCTGTTTTATGTAACGCAGCCAATTGCTAAACGGATGGTTAGCAATCGTTACGGCCGCATCATTAACATGTCTAGCATAGTTGGTCTTACAGGAAACGCAGGTCAAATTAACTACGCGTCTTCCAAGGCGGGGGTCATTGGGTTCACGAAAAGTCTATCCAGAGAACTGGGTTCCAGGAACGTAACAGTCAATGCGGTTGCCCCGGGATTTATTGCTAGCGACATGACGGATAAAGTGAACGACCAGATAAAG AAGGAGATCATCGCGCACATCCCCACTGGGCGGATGGGGACGCCGGAAGAG GTGGCCAATTTGGTAGCTTTTCTTGCCTCCGAGATTGCTGCATATATTAACGGAACGGTGTTCGTAATTGATGGTGGCATGTCCACGTGA